The DNA segment GGCTTCGAGGTCGGCGATCCGCTCGTCGAGGTCCTCGGCGTCGCTCCGGCCGCTCCGTCGGTCCGGCCCGTCTCGTTCGTCGTTCCCGCGGCGTCGGTCGTCCCGGTCGTCGCTCGGATCGCTCATGGTCGACGGTACGTGTCGAACGGTAAAGAGTTTGGCCGCTCGGCGCCGGTCAGAATCCCTCGCGCAGGAACACGTCTCGCGGCGGGAACATCGCAGTTAGCGTCTCCCGGACCGCGGCGTCTCGAACCTCGAGGTCGCCGAGTCGCTCGGCGTCGGCGACCGAGTGGTAGCCGACGTACACCTGCGAGAGCGTGCCGACGCCGACGCGAGCGTCGGCGTCGGCGACCGAAATCTCGTCTGCGGGGTCGCAGGTCGCCCGGCCGTCGTCTATCGCGACGCGGAACGTTCGGTCGTTCCACTCAGCCAGCGGGTCGGTGACGGCGAGGGTGAACTCGCCGGAGACGCGAACGACGTTCGCGTCTCCGTCTGCGCCGCCGTAGTCGAGCGCCTCGAACGCCGCGGGAACGTCGACGAGGCGGACCATCGGCCCGGGCTTGACCTCGCAGTCGACGTCCGCCGGGTCGCGCACGCGGTCGAACAGGTCGGTCCGCTCTGGACCGTAGATTCGCACCGTCTCGACCTGCGAGTCGTGGTTGGCGAGGAATCGCAGGCAGTGGCGGTACGCCTCGTCGTCGACGGCCGCGAGTTCCCGGACGGCCAACTGCTTGCCGTCGCCCTCCTTCTCGACGGTGTAGACGAGGTAGCCGCGTATCTCGCCGTCGCGCTCCCAGGCGTAGGCGTAGGGGTCCTTGCGCCAGCTCTCGAAGACGCGCTTGCGCCACCACTTCTCGGTGCGGTCGAGGGCCAGTTCGTAGGGCTCGTTGTCGGCCGCGAGCACCGCGTCGAGTTCCTCGTGGTCGTCGGCGTCGACCTGTCGGAACTCGCCGGCGCGCTCGGCGTCGTCGTCGACCCGCTCGCGCGCGAAGTCGAGGACGTCGGGCGAGCACTCGTAGCTGACGTACTTGGTCGTCAGCCCCCAGCCGTACTTCGCGTAGAAGGGGTGTTCGAACGCCCAGAGCGCCGTCAGGAAGTCCCCGCGGTCGTGGTACTCGGCGAGCGACTCGGCGAGCATGGCGGCGACGTGGCCCTTCCGGCGGTGCTCGGGTGGCGACGCGACGGCCGACAGCCCCGGCATCTCGGTCCACCGACCGCGGACGCGGGTTCGGAACCAGTAGTGGCGACAGACGCAGAGGAGGTCCTCGCCGTCGAACAGCCCGCGCATCGCGCCCGGTTGCTCGGCCGGGTCCCAGTCCTCGTCGTCGACCTCCGGCCCGCTCTCGGGGTTGAAGGCGTAGTTGAGGTACTCCCGGAACTGGTCGTAGCGGTCCTCCGGAAGTGGACGGTAGTTCATGAATCACTCGCCGGGGCCGGAGGACAAATAGCTTGTTCCGGTGCGCCACGCGGTCGCACGCGCAGTTCGAACGGACCGAAGCCGAGCGACCTGAGCGGTGACCGCGCCGGTCGTGCCTGCCGCCCCTACCGCGCCCGCCGAAGTTACCCGCCGACTACCGTCGCGTACGGAAGCTTGTTGGTTTTGTACGTCCGCTTTCTCCGTTCACAAGCTGGCTTATTCCACCGCACGCCGGTACTGAACCGGCCACTCCACGCGGTCGCCCGCGCCAAGTTCCTCGGCCGCGTGGAGCGTGAAGTAGGGGTCCCGGAGGTGTTCGCGACCGACGATGGCGAGGTCGGCGCGACCGTTTCGAATCAGGGCGTCGGCCTGCGCGGGTTCCGAGATACCGCCGACCGCGCCGACGCGCGCGTCGGTCGCCTCGCCGATTCGCTCGGCGTACGGCACCTGGTAGTTCGGCCCGGAACTCGGAACTCGCTGGTCGGGGTGGAGGCCGCCCGAACTGACGTCGACGAGGTCGGCGCCCGCCTCAGCCAGCATCGGCGCGAGTCTCGCGGTGTCCTCGACGGTCCACGACTCGCGGTCGGGGAGCCAGTCGGTCGCCGACACCCGGACGAACACCGGTTTGTCGTCGGGCCAGACGCCACGGACCGCGGCCGTGACCTCGCGGACGAACCGCGTCCGGTCCTCGAAGTCGCCGCCGTAGGCGTCCTCGCGGTGGTTGGTGACCGGCGAGAGGAACTCGTGGAGGAGGTAGCCGTGGGCCGCGTGGACCTCTGCTATCTCGAATCCGGCGTCTCGGGCGCGCTCGGCCGCGGCGACGAAGGCGTTCTTGACCGCTGCGAGGTCCTCCTTCGTCATCTCACGGGTCAGCGGCGGTTCGTCGTCGTAGGGGTAGGGCTTCGCGCTCGGGGCGACCGTCTCCCAGCCGCCCTCGTCGGGTTGGA comes from the Halorussus vallis genome and includes:
- a CDS encoding GNAT family N-acetyltransferase, which produces MNYRPLPEDRYDQFREYLNYAFNPESGPEVDDEDWDPAEQPGAMRGLFDGEDLLCVCRHYWFRTRVRGRWTEMPGLSAVASPPEHRRKGHVAAMLAESLAEYHDRGDFLTALWAFEHPFYAKYGWGLTTKYVSYECSPDVLDFARERVDDDAERAGEFRQVDADDHEELDAVLAADNEPYELALDRTEKWWRKRVFESWRKDPYAYAWERDGEIRGYLVYTVEKEGDGKQLAVRELAAVDDEAYRHCLRFLANHDSQVETVRIYGPERTDLFDRVRDPADVDCEVKPGPMVRLVDVPAAFEALDYGGADGDANVVRVSGEFTLAVTDPLAEWNDRTFRVAIDDGRATCDPADEISVADADARVGVGTLSQVYVGYHSVADAERLGDLEVRDAAVRETLTAMFPPRDVFLREGF
- a CDS encoding NADH:flavin oxidoreductase/NADH oxidase; this translates as MSDLFEPLALRETTVRNRVMVSPMCQYSCETDGLATDWHEVHLGSRATGGASIVMTEATAVEPRGRITPHDLGIWSDEHADALAPIAEFAADRGATPAIQLAHAGRKASKTRPWDGSRPLQPDEGGWETVAPSAKPYPYDDEPPLTREMTKEDLAAVKNAFVAAAERARDAGFEIAEVHAAHGYLLHEFLSPVTNHREDAYGGDFEDRTRFVREVTAAVRGVWPDDKPVFVRVSATDWLPDRESWTVEDTARLAPMLAEAGADLVDVSSGGLHPDQRVPSSGPNYQVPYAERIGEATDARVGAVGGISEPAQADALIRNGRADLAIVGREHLRDPYFTLHAAEELGAGDRVEWPVQYRRAVE